One Longimicrobiaceae bacterium genomic window, TCGCCTGGGTGGCTGACGGCGGTCGTGGCCGTGCTGCTGCTCGCGCTGCTGCCTGCGACCGCGCATGCGCACGGGCATCTCACGCACTCCGCGCCCGCGGCAGATGCGACGCTGCATGTAGTGCCCGCGGAGCTTCGGCTGACGTTCAGCGAGGCTCCGGAGCTCGGGTTCACCGAGATTCGCCTCGTTGGCCCCGACAGCGCGGAGGTGGCGCTCGGCGGCATGGCGATCCCGGCGGATTCGCCGCGAACGGTGGTGGTGCCCGTCCGCGGCGCGCTCGCGGCGGGCAGCTACACGGTGATCTGGAAGATGGCGGGCATGGACGGGCACCCCATGCACGGCGGCTTCTCGTTCGTCATCGCCCCCGGCGCGTCGGGCATCGCGACATCATCCGTCGCGGCTCCGTCGGGAGATGCGAACGCGGCGGCGGCTGCGCATCTCCCGAATCCGGCGGTCACGTCCCAGCAGACGCATCTCGCGCGGCACGCGTCCGCAGCTTCGGAGGATGATGACGCGGGCGCGGAGGCGCCGTGGTACGTCGTGGTTCGATGGATGGAGCTCACGGCGCTGCTGGTGGTGATCGGCGCGGCGGCGTTCCACCTGCTGGTCCTGCGCCCGCTGGACGCCTCCGAGCCGGCCATCGCGGCGGATGCGCGGCGGGCGGCGGCCACGCTCGGGATGCGCGGCGCGGTGCTGCTCGCCGTCTCCGCGCTGCTGCGCCTGTTCGCGGAGTCCGCGGCGATGCACGGTGGCTCGCACGCGCTGGACGGCGGCCTCCTGGGCGAGATGGTGATGCGGACGGCGTGGGGCTGGGCGTGGCTGCTCCAGGTCGCCGCATCCATCGCCGCGGCGGCGGCGTTCGCGTCGGCGCGGCGGGACGGAGGTCGTGGATGGATGCTGGCCGCGGTCGCGGCGGCGGTGCTGGCGTTCACGCCCGCGCTCTCCGGCCACGCCGTCGCGGCGGAGCATCTCCGCGCGCTGACGGTGCTGGCGGACGGGCTGCACGTCCTCGGGGCGGGCGGGTGGCTGGGCAGCCTGCTGATGCTCGTCGCCGCGGGTCTTCCGGCCGCGCTCCGTGCGGGCGAGGACGAGCGCGGGACCGCGGCCGCACGGCTGGTGCACGCGTTCTCACCCGCGGCGCTCGCGTGCACGGTGCTCGTGATCGCGACGGGCCTCTTCGCGGCGTGGGTGCACGTGGGCAGCCTGCGCGGCCTGGCCGGCACACACTACGGACGGCTGCTGATCGTCAAGATGGCGATCCTGCTGGTGACGGTGACGGTTGGCGCGTACAACTGGCGCATCGTCCGCCCGGGGCTGCGCGACGAGGACGGCGCGCGGCACCTCCGCGGCTCCGCCAAGTTCGAGCTGGCAACGGGGCTGCTCATCCTCCTCGTCACCGCCATCCTCGTCGCTACCCCCACGGCGGTGGACCTGGCGGCGAGGTAACGGCGGGTCCCCTCCCCGCCTCGCTTGGGCTCGACGACCCTCCCCCAAAACTGCCTGGGGGAGGGTTTTGCGTCTGGCAGTGTGACGCATCTTCGGAAGCAGCCGTGCGGCAGGGCGGAACGGCGGAGGCCGCGCGTCGGCGGAAGACGCTGCGGGTGCTTGCGAGGAGTGCGGAGAGGACGGCACGTTGAGGATCAGCGCTGCCGTCAATCCGGGAGTTTCGGTGCGGCGGTAGCCTCGCCTGGCGCGTAAACGCGCGGGCTACGACGGCGCGAAGACCGCTACGCGGCCTGCGGCGGAGCGCCGGTCCCGTCTCGGAGCATCCTTCACGGAGCCGATGAGCACACGCGGCTTCCATCTCACCTTCCTTACGCCATCTCCCGAAAAGCCATGAGATCAGCGCGCCGCAGGGTGCTGGCCGCAGCGGTGCTCGTCGCGGCCTCGCACGTATCCACGCTCCAGGCACAGATAGATCCGCGCGCGTATGGTGAGCTGCGGTGGCGGATGATCGGGCCGTTCCGCGGCGGGCGGACGGTGGCGGCGACCGGGGTGCCGGGGCAGCCGAACGTGTTCTACATCGGCGTGAACAACGGCGGGGTGTGGAAGACGACGGACTACGGGCGCGTGTGGACGCCGGTGTTCGACGAGCAGCCCACCGGCAGCGTGGGCGCCATCGCCGTGGCACCGGGCGACGCGAACACCGTCTACGTGGGCAGCGGCGAGGGGCTTCAGCGGCCGGACCTCTCCACCGGCGACGGCATCTACCGCTCGACCGACGCGGGCAAGACGTGGACGCACCTGGGCCTGCGCGACGGGCAGCAGATTCCCGCTGTGACGGTGGACCCGCGCGACCCGCGGCGGGTGTTCGCGGCGGTGCTGGGGCACGCGTACGGCCCCAACGCGGAGCGCGGCGTCTTCCGCTCGGCCGACGGCGGGCAGTCGTGGGAGAAGGTGCTGTACCGCGACGAGAACACGGGCGCCGTGGAGGTCGCGCTCGACCCGCGCGACCCGCAGACGGTGTACGCGGTGCTGTGGGCCGCGCGCCAGGCGCCGTGGGAGATCGGCGGCTCGTTCACGCTCTCGGCGAACAACGGGCTCTTCAAGTCCACCGACGGCG contains:
- a CDS encoding CopD family protein — protein: MPAVPIHTPAAARIHAFSPGWLTAVVAVLLLALLPATAHAHGHLTHSAPAADATLHVVPAELRLTFSEAPELGFTEIRLVGPDSAEVALGGMAIPADSPRTVVVPVRGALAAGSYTVIWKMAGMDGHPMHGGFSFVIAPGASGIATSSVAAPSGDANAAAAAHLPNPAVTSQQTHLARHASAASEDDDAGAEAPWYVVVRWMELTALLVVIGAAAFHLLVLRPLDASEPAIAADARRAAATLGMRGAVLLAVSALLRLFAESAAMHGGSHALDGGLLGEMVMRTAWGWAWLLQVAASIAAAAAFASARRDGGRGWMLAAVAAAVLAFTPALSGHAVAAEHLRALTVLADGLHVLGAGGWLGSLLMLVAAGLPAALRAGEDERGTAAARLVHAFSPAALACTVLVIATGLFAAWVHVGSLRGLAGTHYGRLLIVKMAILLVTVTVGAYNWRIVRPGLRDEDGARHLRGSAKFELATGLLILLVTAILVATPTAVDLAAR